Proteins encoded by one window of Bacteroidota bacterium:
- a CDS encoding M2 family metallopeptidase: MKKSLFLLFTASVVLMACKSKKTEDNSVLQQEVQTYLDQYNAEYQKLVTAASEGQWVLNTHIVEGDTMAKHNAAISDEAYSKFTGSKVNIETAQKYLKEKDKLTDLQVKQLDYILFFAGNNPETAGDVVKKRIDATNAQTEALFGFKYTMKDKPVTPNALDGILRESTDLKERLAAWESSKEVGKTLKDGLSNLQQLRNASVTPLGYKDFFAYQASEYGMTSEEMLELTHSMINDVWPLYRELHTWARYELAKKYGQEVPEYLPAEWLPNRWGQDWTAMVNVEGLDIDPVLKTHDAEWVVKQGEAFWMSMGFPALPTSFYEKSSLYPAPEGAGYSKNNHASAWHIDLDKDLRSLMSVETNTEWWGTVLHELGHIYYYSSYSTPEVPYVLRTGANRGYHEAFGSMIGMASLQKPLLESQGLITAGVKTDDTQKLLSEALDFIVHIPWGSGVMTEFEYALYAQNLPKDQYNAKWWELVKKYQGIVPPYVRGEEYCDAATKTHINDDAAQYYDYSISNVLLFQFHDYIAKNILKQDPHATNYWGSTATGDFLKKVMAPGATVDWREHLKASIGSDMSAKPMLDYFLPLMDYLKKQNEGRVYTLPEKPVF; encoded by the coding sequence ATGAAAAAATCACTCTTTTTATTATTTACTGCTTCTGTTGTTTTGATGGCTTGTAAGTCGAAAAAAACAGAAGATAACAGTGTTTTACAGCAAGAGGTGCAAACCTACCTCGACCAATACAATGCAGAATATCAAAAATTGGTAACTGCAGCTTCCGAAGGACAATGGGTGCTTAACACGCATATTGTGGAAGGCGATACCATGGCAAAACACAATGCAGCAATTTCTGATGAAGCCTATTCAAAATTTACAGGAAGTAAGGTTAACATCGAAACTGCACAAAAATATTTAAAGGAAAAAGATAAACTCACCGATCTGCAAGTGAAGCAATTGGATTATATTTTATTTTTTGCAGGAAATAATCCGGAAACAGCAGGAGATGTTGTTAAAAAAAGAATTGATGCAACCAACGCACAAACAGAGGCGCTATTCGGATTTAAATATACTATGAAAGATAAACCCGTAACACCAAATGCACTTGATGGTATTTTACGTGAATCAACCGATCTTAAAGAGAGATTAGCTGCATGGGAATCAAGTAAAGAAGTTGGAAAAACTTTAAAAGATGGATTATCAAATTTGCAGCAATTACGAAATGCAAGTGTTACTCCACTCGGATATAAAGATTTTTTCGCATATCAGGCAAGTGAATACGGAATGACAAGCGAAGAAATGTTGGAACTTACACATAGTATGATAAATGATGTTTGGCCGCTTTATCGCGAATTACATACCTGGGCACGTTACGAACTTGCAAAAAAATATGGTCAGGAAGTACCTGAATATTTACCTGCAGAATGGTTGCCAAATCGTTGGGGACAAGACTGGACAGCGATGGTAAATGTGGAAGGATTGGATATTGATCCGGTTTTAAAAACGCATGATGCCGAATGGGTTGTGAAACAAGGAGAAGCATTTTGGATGAGCATGGGATTTCCTGCGCTTCCAACTTCTTTTTATGAAAAATCATCTTTATATCCCGCACCGGAAGGAGCAGGTTATTCAAAAAATAATCATGCAAGTGCATGGCATATTGATCTTGATAAAGATCTTCGTTCATTAATGAGCGTGGAAACAAATACAGAATGGTGGGGAACAGTTTTACATGAACTCGGACATATTTATTATTACAGTTCTTATTCCACACCTGAAGTTCCTTATGTTTTAAGAACAGGTGCTAATCGCGGATATCATGAAGCATTTGGTTCCATGATTGGTATGGCGAGTTTACAAAAACCTTTGTTGGAAAGTCAGGGTTTAATTACCGCAGGTGTTAAAACTGACGACACTCAAAAATTATTAAGTGAAGCGTTGGATTTTATTGTACATATTCCTTGGGGAAGTGGGGTAATGACAGAATTTGAATATGCATTATACGCACAAAATTTACCCAAAGATCAATACAATGCAAAATGGTGGGAATTAGTTAAAAAATATCAGGGAATTGTTCCACCTTATGTACGCGGAGAAGAATATTGTGATGCTGCAACTAAAACACATATTAATGATGATGCTGCACAATATTATGATTATTCCATCAGCAACGTTTTATTATTTCAGTTCCACGATTATATTGCAAAAAATATTTTAAAACAAGATCCGCATGCTACCAATTATTGGGGAAGCACTGCAACAGGTGATTTCCTTAAAAAAGTGATGGCTCCCGGCGCAACAGTGGACTGGCGTGAACATTTAAAGGCATCCATCGGCAGCGATATGAGCGCAAAACCCATGTTGGATTATTTTCTTCCTTTAATGGATTATCTTAAAAAACAAAACGAAGGAAGAGTTTATACCTTACCTGAAAAACCGGTTTTTTAA